In Acidovorax sp. 106, the following proteins share a genomic window:
- the dusA gene encoding tRNA dihydrouridine(20/20a) synthase DusA — protein METKLSPWRMSIAPMMDWTDRHCRYFHRLLTQHTLLYTEMVNVGAIIHGGTERHLRYNAEEHPVALQLGGNEPDKLAQAARLGEEWGYDEINLNCGCPSDRVQRGAFGASLMKAPQLVADCVKAMKDVVTVPVTVKHRIGIDKDESYGFVRDFIGTVADAGCTVFIVHARNAWLQGLSPKENRDVPPLRYEVVHHLKAEFPQFTIAINGGITTDAVVQQQLEHLDGVMIGREAYHNPWWLARWDSLYYGSQGGVPCPLSREEVELAMVEYMEREAALYGTPWAHIARHMLGLRHSLPGARIWRQVWSNHLLKDRPAREVFALAQQAVAESLLHHQEH, from the coding sequence GTGGAAACCAAACTCAGCCCTTGGCGCATGTCCATCGCCCCGATGATGGACTGGACGGATCGCCACTGCCGTTACTTTCACCGCCTGCTTACGCAACACACGCTGCTGTACACAGAAATGGTGAATGTAGGGGCCATCATCCATGGCGGCACCGAACGGCACCTGCGCTACAACGCCGAGGAACACCCGGTGGCCCTGCAGCTGGGCGGCAACGAACCCGACAAACTGGCCCAGGCCGCGCGGCTGGGCGAGGAATGGGGCTATGACGAGATCAACCTGAACTGCGGCTGCCCCAGCGACCGTGTGCAGCGCGGTGCGTTTGGCGCCAGCCTGATGAAAGCGCCCCAACTGGTGGCCGACTGTGTGAAGGCGATGAAGGACGTGGTGACGGTGCCCGTGACGGTGAAGCACCGCATTGGCATCGACAAAGACGAGAGCTATGGCTTTGTGCGCGACTTCATCGGCACCGTGGCGGACGCGGGCTGCACCGTGTTCATCGTGCATGCGCGCAATGCCTGGCTACAAGGCCTGAGCCCAAAGGAAAACCGCGATGTCCCACCGCTGCGCTATGAGGTGGTGCACCACCTGAAGGCAGAGTTTCCGCAGTTCACCATCGCCATCAACGGAGGCATCACCACAGATGCGGTGGTGCAGCAGCAGCTGGAGCACCTGGACGGCGTGATGATTGGCCGAGAGGCCTATCACAACCCCTGGTGGCTGGCACGCTGGGACTCGCTCTACTACGGCAGCCAGGGCGGTGTGCCCTGCCCCCTGAGCCGTGAAGAGGTGGAACTCGCGATGGTGGAGTACATGGAGCGCGAAGCTGCACTGTATGGCACGCCCTGGGCGCACATTGCCCGCCACATGCTGGGCCTGCGCCACAGTTTGCCGGGCGCGCGCATCTGGCGCCAAGTGTGGAGCAATCACCTGCTCAAAGACCGCCCTGCTCGCGAAGTGTTTGCACTGGCCCAACAGGCAGTGGCAGAGTCCTTGCTCCACCACCAAGAGCATTGA